One genomic region from Strix uralensis isolate ZFMK-TIS-50842 chromosome 19, bStrUra1, whole genome shotgun sequence encodes:
- the C19H17orf58 gene encoding UPF0450 protein C17orf58 homolog isoform X2, with protein sequence MTTQVFWLLCFVIRSSCSSVAGSLPYAEKPRETLSKDTAPGQGKVPAWGTSSAGENGTEHWLLPPTNLQRPPPPEIISLSSDKKKHTKPSLENSTGLRKHLLQYGGALPPESLTEGPSPASSDFNHANRKPADRRLAEAANSVSAHFHHAASSYQKMTYLVETHPLPDSGAVESDDPNALDHSNRPGKIIPYKHTDPLKKITKPSWVTNRQSSSLPYHFSVLKRDGEKEKACLTECRKERDEAEAYCTSEFVNGIVYNMERLGNGVHLITLLVNSDGLYKMSRLYITPDGFFFRVHILVVDTLNCSKPCPDFKLGSRYIVMGRIYHKRRQIPANLLQFLRGRLRPGDGLLRSSSSYVKRFNRKRNRKVQAAHTKCR encoded by the exons ATGACAACCCAAGTGTTCTGGCTCCTCTGCTTTGTCATTAGATCATCTTGCAGCTCAGTGGCCG gaTCCCTGCCCTACGCCGAGAAGCCCAGAGAGACTCTCAGCAAAGACACTGCACCTGGCCAAGGCAAAGTGCCAGCCTGGGGCACCAGCAGCGCTGGCGAGAATGGCACGGAGCACTGGCTTCTGCCTCCCACCAACCTGCAGCGGCCACCACCTCCCGAAATCATCTCCCTCTcatcagacaaaaagaaacacaCCAAACCTTCTCTAGAAAACAGCACAGGGCTGAGGAAACACCTCTTACAGTATGGAGGAGCCCTGCCTCCAGAGAGCCTGACAGAGGGGCCTTCTCCTGCCTCCTCTGACTTCAACCACGCAAACAGAAAGCCCGCGGACAGACGGCTGGCCGAGGCTGCCAACAGCGTGTCGGCTCACTTCCATCACGCAGCCTCTTCCTATCAGAAGATGACATACTTAGTGGAGACTCATCCTCTTCCAGACTCCGGAGCAGTGGAGTCAGATGATCCTAACGCGCTGGATCACTCCAACCGACCAGGCAAGATAATCCCTTATAAACATACTGATCCCCTCAAAAAGATCACCAAACCCTCCTGGGTCACCAACCGCCAGTCGTCCAGCTTGCCGTACCACTTCAGCGTGCTGAAGAGAG atggggagaaggagaaggcatGTCTGACCGAGTGCAGGAAGGAGAGAGACGAAGCAGAGGCCTACTGCACGAGTGAATTCG TGAACGGAATTGTTTATAACATGGAAAGACTGGGGAATGGAGTCCACTTGATTACGCTTTTGGTAAACAGCGATGGATTATACAAGATGAGTCGCCTCTATATTACTCCTGATGGCTTCTTCTTTCGAGTTCACATTCTAGTTGTGGATACTTTAAACTGCAGTAAACCGTGTCCAGACTTTAAACTTG GCAGTAGATACATTGTGATGGGTCGGATCTACCACAAGAGACGGCAGATCCCTGCCAACCTGCTGCAGTTCCTGCGAGGGCGCCTGAGGCCAGGGGACGGCTTGCTTCGAAGTAGCAGCAGCTACGTGAAGAGATTCAACAGGAAGAGGAATCGCAAAGTGCAGGCGGCTCACACTAAATGTAGATAA
- the C19H17orf58 gene encoding UPF0450 protein C17orf58 homolog isoform X1, which produces MTTQVFWLLCFVIRSSCSSVAGSLPYAEKPRETLSKDTAPGQGKVPAWGTSSAGENGTEHWLLPPTNLQRPPPPEIISLSSDKKKHTKPSLENSTGLRKHLLQYGGALPPESLTEGPSPASSDFNHANRKPADRRLAEAANSVSAHFHHAASSYQKMTYLVETHPLPDSGAVESDDPNALDHSNRPGKIIPYKHTDPLKKITKPSWVTNRQSSSLPYHFSVLKRDGEKEKACLTECRKERDEAEAYCTSEFAVNGIVYNMERLGNGVHLITLLVNSDGLYKMSRLYITPDGFFFRVHILVVDTLNCSKPCPDFKLGSRYIVMGRIYHKRRQIPANLLQFLRGRLRPGDGLLRSSSSYVKRFNRKRNRKVQAAHTKCR; this is translated from the exons ATGACAACCCAAGTGTTCTGGCTCCTCTGCTTTGTCATTAGATCATCTTGCAGCTCAGTGGCCG gaTCCCTGCCCTACGCCGAGAAGCCCAGAGAGACTCTCAGCAAAGACACTGCACCTGGCCAAGGCAAAGTGCCAGCCTGGGGCACCAGCAGCGCTGGCGAGAATGGCACGGAGCACTGGCTTCTGCCTCCCACCAACCTGCAGCGGCCACCACCTCCCGAAATCATCTCCCTCTcatcagacaaaaagaaacacaCCAAACCTTCTCTAGAAAACAGCACAGGGCTGAGGAAACACCTCTTACAGTATGGAGGAGCCCTGCCTCCAGAGAGCCTGACAGAGGGGCCTTCTCCTGCCTCCTCTGACTTCAACCACGCAAACAGAAAGCCCGCGGACAGACGGCTGGCCGAGGCTGCCAACAGCGTGTCGGCTCACTTCCATCACGCAGCCTCTTCCTATCAGAAGATGACATACTTAGTGGAGACTCATCCTCTTCCAGACTCCGGAGCAGTGGAGTCAGATGATCCTAACGCGCTGGATCACTCCAACCGACCAGGCAAGATAATCCCTTATAAACATACTGATCCCCTCAAAAAGATCACCAAACCCTCCTGGGTCACCAACCGCCAGTCGTCCAGCTTGCCGTACCACTTCAGCGTGCTGAAGAGAG atggggagaaggagaaggcatGTCTGACCGAGTGCAGGAAGGAGAGAGACGAAGCAGAGGCCTACTGCACGAGTGAATTCG CAGTGAACGGAATTGTTTATAACATGGAAAGACTGGGGAATGGAGTCCACTTGATTACGCTTTTGGTAAACAGCGATGGATTATACAAGATGAGTCGCCTCTATATTACTCCTGATGGCTTCTTCTTTCGAGTTCACATTCTAGTTGTGGATACTTTAAACTGCAGTAAACCGTGTCCAGACTTTAAACTTG GCAGTAGATACATTGTGATGGGTCGGATCTACCACAAGAGACGGCAGATCCCTGCCAACCTGCTGCAGTTCCTGCGAGGGCGCCTGAGGCCAGGGGACGGCTTGCTTCGAAGTAGCAGCAGCTACGTGAAGAGATTCAACAGGAAGAGGAATCGCAAAGTGCAGGCGGCTCACACTAAATGTAGATAA
- the C19H17orf58 gene encoding UPF0450 protein C17orf58 homolog isoform X3 has product MTYLVETHPLPDSGAVESDDPNALDHSNRPGKIIPYKHTDPLKKITKPSWVTNRQSSSLPYHFSVLKRDGEKEKACLTECRKERDEAEAYCTSEFAVNGIVYNMERLGNGVHLITLLVNSDGLYKMSRLYITPDGFFFRVHILVVDTLNCSKPCPDFKLGSRYIVMGRIYHKRRQIPANLLQFLRGRLRPGDGLLRSSSSYVKRFNRKRNRKVQAAHTKCR; this is encoded by the exons ATGACATACTTAGTGGAGACTCATCCTCTTCCAGACTCCGGAGCAGTGGAGTCAGATGATCCTAACGCGCTGGATCACTCCAACCGACCAGGCAAGATAATCCCTTATAAACATACTGATCCCCTCAAAAAGATCACCAAACCCTCCTGGGTCACCAACCGCCAGTCGTCCAGCTTGCCGTACCACTTCAGCGTGCTGAAGAGAG atggggagaaggagaaggcatGTCTGACCGAGTGCAGGAAGGAGAGAGACGAAGCAGAGGCCTACTGCACGAGTGAATTCG CAGTGAACGGAATTGTTTATAACATGGAAAGACTGGGGAATGGAGTCCACTTGATTACGCTTTTGGTAAACAGCGATGGATTATACAAGATGAGTCGCCTCTATATTACTCCTGATGGCTTCTTCTTTCGAGTTCACATTCTAGTTGTGGATACTTTAAACTGCAGTAAACCGTGTCCAGACTTTAAACTTG GCAGTAGATACATTGTGATGGGTCGGATCTACCACAAGAGACGGCAGATCCCTGCCAACCTGCTGCAGTTCCTGCGAGGGCGCCTGAGGCCAGGGGACGGCTTGCTTCGAAGTAGCAGCAGCTACGTGAAGAGATTCAACAGGAAGAGGAATCGCAAAGTGCAGGCGGCTCACACTAAATGTAGATAA
- the C19H17orf58 gene encoding UPF0450 protein C17orf58 homolog isoform X4 produces the protein MERLGNGVHLITLLVNSDGLYKMSRLYITPDGFFFRVHILVVDTLNCSKPCPDFKLGSRYIVMGRIYHKRRQIPANLLQFLRGRLRPGDGLLRSSSSYVKRFNRKRNRKVQAAHTKCR, from the exons ATGGAAAGACTGGGGAATGGAGTCCACTTGATTACGCTTTTGGTAAACAGCGATGGATTATACAAGATGAGTCGCCTCTATATTACTCCTGATGGCTTCTTCTTTCGAGTTCACATTCTAGTTGTGGATACTTTAAACTGCAGTAAACCGTGTCCAGACTTTAAACTTG GCAGTAGATACATTGTGATGGGTCGGATCTACCACAAGAGACGGCAGATCCCTGCCAACCTGCTGCAGTTCCTGCGAGGGCGCCTGAGGCCAGGGGACGGCTTGCTTCGAAGTAGCAGCAGCTACGTGAAGAGATTCAACAGGAAGAGGAATCGCAAAGTGCAGGCGGCTCACACTAAATGTAGATAA